The window GCTCCCCGGGGACCGTGGGTGCTCGACGCCGCCCCGTTGCCGGGCACCGAGCCGCTCGGGCGCCAGGAGATGCGGCCGTGGAAGATCCTCCAGGCCTGCCGGGACTCGTTCACGCTCATGGCCAGCATGTTGGAGGGGGTGCCCGAAGCGGCGGTACGGAGCGGAGAGGTGTCTTCCGTGCCCCGGCTCGCCCTCGTGAAGGGCGGTCGGCCGTGGGCGTGACGCTGCCGGAGCTCATCGCCGGCGTCCAGGCCGCTGTGCACCCCGGTGCCACCACCGGTGCGGAGGTCGCGCGGGTCGGTGGCCAGGTGGGCCTGGCGCTGGTCGACCAGATCAAGCGTGATGCGCTCGTCGCGGCACACGCCCTCCCGGCCTCGAGGAGGCCGCTGCGAGGTGCCGGTGCCCTCGTCTCTGTGTGGGCCGGAGCAGCCAGCATGCCCACGACCGCGGCGGATGCCGCGCTCGTGGAGCCGGCGGTCGACTGGAACGAGCTCTGCGCCGCGGTGCTCCGGCCGCTTCCGGCGGGGAGCGAGGGCTGGCGCCGAGGGCTGCGCGCTGTCGGGGGACTCCTCTGCCTGACGTGGTTCGGGCTGCGGGCCTCTGAGCACATCAGGACGAGGTCGGAGGCCCGGTGGGTGAGCGACGCGGGACACGACTGCTCCCGCCTCTGCACTCCCTTGGTGGCTGACCGAGATGTCGCCGCTCTGCTCAGAGCGCTGCTCCAGCCCAGCGAGGAGGGTGCTCGGGGCGTCTACCGCGCGTCCGTCATGGGCACGAGCCTCGCCTTCCACCGGCACGGTACGACGTCGACGATCCTGCGCGTCGACAGGCTCCACGAAGAACCACTGGCCATGAAGGTGCTCCTGCCGCCCTTCCAGAAGGTGCCAGCGATCGCCCAGTCCGCGCGGACGCACTTCGCCACCTACGGAGGGCTGGTGAAGAAGGGCGGCGCAGCCGACCTCGTCGACGTCCGCGGGAGCAGCGAGCGCTGGGTGCTGATGGACTTCGTACCGGGTATCACCTTGGCCGAGTACCTCAGGCTGCCCGAGCTGATCCGCCACAGGGCGACCGTCCGGGGCAACCGCGAGTCGGTCAGCATCCTCGACGCGCTGACAGCTGAGGTGCGATCTGCCGAGGCCGTCCCTGCCGCGCGTCGACTCGTGGAGCGTCTCGGACGGCCGCCGGAGGACATGACCCTCGACGAGCTGCTCGGTGTCGTCCGGGTCGCGTGGCTGTCAGCTGACCTGCCTCGGGTGAGGGGCTGGGCGGAGTCCATCGTCACGTCGGCTCGCCAGCGCCAGCTGGGCGCCTCGAGCCGTCTGCTCCGCTTCGAGGAGTTCGGAGGCGGCCTGGCGGCGGGCCGCACCAAGGTGCAGCTGCTGGTCGACGAGCTGCGCACAGCGGCGAAGGACGCCCCCGACATGGTCCAGGTGGTGCTGGACTCCTGTCCCGAGCATCTCGATGACGGCTCCTGGCGCTATGTCAGCTTGCAGGACCTGAAGGCGGACCTCCCCGCGGGGGCTGAGCTGATGTCGCTCGCCACAGCCCAGCGCGCCGTGCGACTCCTGTGGCGCGCTGAGCGCTTCCAGGAGGAGCAACCTTCGGCGGACCTGATGATGGTCAGACTCAACCACATGGCTCCGGCACTCTTCGCCGTCCTGGAACGCCTCAGGGCGGCCAGGGCCGAGGGCCAGGAGGCGGGCGACGGCACGACCGGGTTCATCCACGCCGACCTCACCCCGTCCAACCTCATCGTGGCGGTGGAGGAGTCCGCGATGAAGCTGACTGTGGTCGACTTCGGCCGGAACTACCTGCACACACGGTCGGTCTCGGGCCAGCAGGGCCGCGACGCGCTGTTCGTGGCACCCGAGGTGCTCGAGAACGAGTCCGACGTCGAGTCGGCGGACTTCTACTCGCTGGGGCAGCTCCTGATAGCCGCCGCGGGGGCGGAGGTGGTGCCCGGTGGTGTGGTGCCGGACGCTCTCTACCCGTACACACCGATCATCGCTCGCTTCTGCGAGGACCTCGTGCAGGTCAGTCCAGAGCAGCGGCTCCTGCTCTACGGGGGTGCGCAGCGCGCTGATGTGTCGATCCCTGACCTCCGGGCCGTCTTCATCCACGAGGTGGACGTCGTTCAGGGGGCGCTGACGTTTGAGTCGTCACTGGAGAAGTCGAAGCCCAGCTACCTGGTCAGGCGCATCCCGCGGCCCTTCGCCGCTCCGGTGCTCCAGGCCCGTCTCCTGCGAGGGCTTCAGGAGGCGGTATCTCCGGGCACGCGCACCGGCCGTGACCCGCTGCTGCGGAACGCTCGAGACCTCATGGCCTGGTCGGTGATCAGTGCGGCGCTGACGGTGTTCGTGGGTGCAGCGGCGACAGACGCCGTGCTGGGGCTGTTCAAGATCGGCGGCGGCACCTCGCCGTTGCAGTGGCTCGTGGCACGGATCGGCGAGGCGGTCGGATGGCAAGAACCCGGGTGGCTCGCCCACCTGACTCACCGGGACTTCACCCGCGACGACATCCCCGCCCTCCTCGTCGGCTTCAGCTACCTGCTGGTCGGCTCGCAGTACTACCAGGCGCTCTTCTCGGGGACGTCTCCGCTGTTGGGAGCCCACAGGAGCGCAGCTGGCTGGCGCAGCTGGCTGGCGGCCGTGGTCGTCCGGGTGCAGATCTTCTCGGCGCCGATCCTGGTGGGCCTCGTCGTCTTCGGGGACACGGAGTGGTGGCCGCAGGCAGTGGTCGCCGGGCAGGTGTTCGTCTTCGTCTGCAACGTCGCCGTCGCCACCTTCTTGAGGGCGACCTTCCGAGCCGCTCGGGTGGCTGAGCTCTCGACTGTGCCGTCGGACGAGAGCCAGATCACCGGCTGGTACAGCTTCCGCCGCTGGTGGCCGAGCTCGCTCGTCTACGCCCTGGTCACCGCCCTGGTCGCCTACTTCCTGCTGACGGAGCGGTGGCAGGACCGGGACTTCTACACGACCGTCGTGGCGGGCTTGAACGTGGTGCTCTTCTACTTCGTCAAGTGCGGCCTGGACGCGCCGATCGTCCGCATCGCCATCACCCGCGGCTGTCTGGCGGCCGAGCGTCTGCGCGCCTGGCACGGCGCCCCTGCTGCCGGCACTGCTCGCGGAACCGATGCGCTGGACGCGCCGAACACCATCATCGAGCTGCCCGAGACTGCGGACCTCTCAAGGCGAGTCAGAACGCGACTGCTACGAGCCCGGCTCGGCGTTCGGCGTGATGCGTAGCTGACGTCGCGGGCGCACCGAACGCTGTGGCGACGATCCGGAACTCCGTGTCTGCGCTCTCCACGGGTCCTGCTGAGGACGACGCCGGCCGGTCGTCAGGCGTCGGTCTCCGGGCGGGCGTAGTCGTCCTCGAGGCGCACGATGTCCTGCTCGTCGAAGTGGCCGAAGGCCACCTCGAGGATGCGGCCGGCCCGGGTGCCGGAGTTGCCCAGGCGGTGCAGGGACCCGGCGGGGGTGTAGATGCGCTCCCCGACCTGCGCGGTCCACCGGCGCTCGCCGACCTGCACGTCCAGGGGGACGTCGAGCACCTGCCACAGCTCGTCGCGCAGGGCGTGCTTCTGCAGGGACAGGCGGCAGCCGGGCTCGACCGTGATGAGCTTGACCGTGCAGTGCTGGTTCAGCACGAACTGCTGGAACTGGCCCCAGGGCCGCTCAGCGACGAAGACCGCGCTGCGGCGCTGGTCCTCCAGGTGCTGGGCCTCGGGGGACTGGTCGGTCGAGAGCTGTGCCGTCACCGCCCAGACGGTAGTGGTTCTCATCTGCACTCGGGGTGCTTTCGTCCCGTTCCGTGCCGGTCACACCTCGTCGTCCCACTCCTCGTCGTCGTCGACCTCGTCGAAGGCGATCTCCTCCAGGAGGTCCAGCACCGGGCCGGCCAGCACCTTCTCCAGGCCCGGCGTGACCACCACGCTGCCCGGGGAGGTGCCTTCGCGGAGCACGCCGAGGTCGCTCAGCTCAGCGATGAGCGCGCCGGTGTCCGCGAGCTCGTCGGCAGCGGCCAGCACCTCTGCGGAGACCTCCCCACCGCACGCCGCGGCTCCCAGCAGGGGCAGCACCGCGACCGCCGTGGCGCTGGGCGGGGCGAGGTCGTCGTCGTCGAGCTGGTCCTCGTCGAACGCGGTGTCGTCGATCTCGTCGTCGGCGGCGTCCTGGAGCAGCTCGGAGATCACAGCCCCGACGGCGTCGCGCAGCTGCTCAGCGGGGATCGGCGCGTCGCTGGCGAGGGCGTCGGACCCGAGGGCGGTGGTCACGCGCCCGTCCTCGTGGCGGAGGAGGTCTGCGGCATCGAGCGCCACCCACGCCGCCCACAGCCGCGGGACGTCGGCGAGGGTCTGCGGGGGCTGCGCCGGGTCCACGGTCACGCCGATGGCGGCGGCCGCCTCGGGCAGGTCCTGGGGGCGCGGCTCGAGGTCCCCCGTCTCCTCCCGGCCCGGCTCGACCCAGCGCAGCAGCGACACCAGGTGCTTCGCCAGCGGCAGCTCGGTGAGCGCCGCGGCCTCGGCGGCCTGCGCGGCGGGGTCGTCGGGGCGGTCGAGCACCTCGGCGAGCGCCCGTGCCTGCACGGCCGCGGGGGAGAGGTGGTCGAGCAGGGAGTGCACGTCGTCGAGGTCTTCCTGGGTGCCGGTCCAGCGGTCCGTGCTCACGAGGAACACCGTGAGCGGCCCCAGCGCAGCGACGACGCGCTCGGTGAGGTCGGCGACCGCGGGGTCGACGCCGCCAGCGTCACCGGCGTCCTCGATGAGCCGCCCCTCCACGTGAGAGGCCGCCGCGACCAGGGCCTGGACGTGCTCGATGGTCCACGCGCCGAGGTGGGTCAGCCCCGCGGCCTCATGAGCCATCCTGACGGTGATGGCCATGTCCCGGTGGATCGACTGCAGCTCGTCGGCGCCCAGGTCGGGCGCCGTCTCGGCCAGCCAGGCCTCCACCTCGTCGTGCAGGGACGTGAACTTCTCCAGCGGGGTGACCACCGAGGAGGCGCGCACCGGCGCGGTGCGACGGCGGTTCGGGGCCGGGCGGTGAGAGCGCTTCGCAGGCACGGCTCCACCCTGCCCGACGGCTCGAGGCGGGGTGATGACGCTCCCCGCCGCAGGCACGGCGTCCGTCCCTCGCGGAGGTGGAGGAGGACGACGACGAGCGGCTCAGCGCGGGCCGCTGCGCGCCACCTGAGCCCTACCGTGGGGGAGGAGCCGGCGGCCGTGCAGGTCGCGGCGTGCGAGGGGGAGCACATGAGCGACGACGACGCCTACGGCCGGCCGCCCACAGGGCCCGGCCAGCCAGGTCAGGTGCAGCCCTACGCCGGGTACGGCGGTCAGCCGCTGCCCCCGCCGGGCTACGGCCCGGGGCTGACGATGTTCCCCCAGCAGTACAAGGACACGACCGCGGCGTGGTTGCTGTGGTTCTTCCTCGGGCACCTGGGTGGGCACGACTTCTACCTGCGCCGCACCGGTGCCGCTATCGCCAAGATCGTGCTGACGCTCATCGGGTGGGTCACGGTGTGGGTCTTCATCGGCATCGTCCCGCTGGCAGCGGTGCTCGTGTGGTGGATCGTCGACGCAGCGACCATGAGCGGGCGCCTGCAGCACGTCAACGCCCAGGTCTACGCGCACAACCGGGCCCTCGGCGCCGCGCACTGACCAGCGCCCCGGAGGGCTCGGTCGACGACGACGCAGCCCCGTCGAGCGTCCGCACCGCAGGGAGGTCCGTCCTGGAACGTCGAGCAGCTCGTCCGGTCGGTGTCATCGGCCCAGGTGCCGATGACGCCACCGAGGCGCAGGTCCGTGAGGCGGAGCTGGTGGGGCTGGGTCTGGCGCGCGCCGGTGTGCCGGTGATCTGCGGTGGGCTGTTCGGGGTGATGGATGGCGTCGCCCGCGGGGTGCGCGCTGGTGGCGGTGACGTCACCGGGGTGGTGCCGGGCACTGACGTGTCGGTCGCCAATCCTGCGCTAACGCACATCATCGCTGGTTTGGAGGGGCACCCCGGCGGACATCCCCGTCGATGTCATACGCCTCCCGGGGCGTAGATTGTGAGGCATTGGCGTGCCCGCTCCTACTTGCCCGCTCCATTGCCTCCAGACCTCCCGCGCCATCAGTCAGCAGTGCGGCGCGGAGCCGGTTGCGCACCCGGGCCGCTCTAACTGCTTCCAGGGTGTAACGCCGCCAGAGCCTCTGTGGCTCACGCGCCACCCGAATCAGCCAGTTGAGGCGATACTTATAGGCAAAGGATGGATAGTACGTCGGCTGCGTGATCTGGTCGAGCCAGCCGCCACAAGTGATGATCAGGCGGACACTAGCGCAGGTGTCCTTGAGGATCAGTGCCCACTCGTCCTGTAGAGGCGCACCTAGGCCCAGTACGAGGATGTCTAGGTGAGCGTCATCGACCTGTTGGATCACAGCCTTGCGGTCAGCCAGCCCTGAGAAGCCGTCGATGGTCAAGGCGACGTCCGGACTGTTCGGCCCGGCCTTGATAATCTCGGCGGCCGCCTCCAGCTGCTGGCTGGTGCTGCCAATCAGCCCGATGCGGCAGCCGGGCCCCATCTGATCGAGAATCTTGGGCAGCATCAGGTCGGCGCTAGTTCGCGCCATATTGGGAGCAATGAGGCGACGGAGAAAACTCCCATCCAAACCAATGTAGTCGAATTTTGAGAGTTCAGTTCCCGCGTCCATGGTGACTTGCAATGTGTGGTGGTTAAACCACGTCACCGTTCTCGGCGCGTCAGCGCGCCTGAGGTCGACCAAAGTTCTAGCCGCATTCTCGCTCCACTGCTGTTCCACAGACAAGCCCTTCGTGCGCCGGGGAAGCTGCCGGATCGGGCGACAAGACCCATGTCCACGCAGGCCAAACAACCGGCCGACCCCTTGGGCGTTGGCCAGTATGCTCCGAGCCTAGGGAACGGTGGGACGCTTTGGGTGGGTTCTGCCAAATCTGGGCGCGACCCATCCATCCTGGCCGGCGCCCTGGTACGACAGGCTTTCGGCGCGTACCTGGGACCAACGAGCGACTTGGGTCAGCGAGTCGCCCCGGCATGGCGCCCTCGCCCACGGCGCGGACGAGAGTTCAGCCCGAGGAGGAGGGACACCAGTGAGGCAATCTCCCACCGGGGAGGCGACCCAACAGGCCTCGTCTTGTTCGGTGGTTCCGCGACACAAGCAGCGTTAGCCGGGAAAGGTGCCTATGCCGCACTGATGTTCCATCTAAAGCTGCGGTTCTTCTATGAGGGTGCAGCAAATGGAGGCGGCCGAATGTAGATTCCGCCAGTATGTATCTGCCGCAAGAGGGTACTTTCGCGGAGATGGGGCGATTGCAAAAAGTCCGACACGCTGCCGTTCCGACCTGAAAGACGTAAAAAGTCCTGCCAGCAGGGAACTAGAAGCGTTTCAGAGCCCGAGGTTGCTGAGTCGCGCTTCCCGACAACCAACCGCTGATGGACCACGCTAAAGTGATAGACGCAAGACCACTGACTTTACGAGACCTACAACGATTGGTGGAAAATGGCGACTCCCAATGCGACAGGAACGCGCACGTCGCTCCCGCGAGTTCTCACTATCGGAGCTTACGACCGATTCAACTACGGAGACCTACTCTTTCCCTTAATCCTTGACGAGCTGCTTGTCAAGAATGGTTACAGTCCGCGTCACTTGTCGATGAGGCTTCGCATCGACGGAGTGGCTGGCGCACCTCCTACGTACAAGTCCGCTCCGGTGCTCTCGCATAGGGAGAACAGTCATGTTCCCCTGATCATAGGTGGCGGCGAAGTTCTGGGCGCCACGTGGACACACACACTTGGGTATCTACTCCCGAATTTTCTCGGGGATCCCCTAGCGCGAGTGTACAATCGGGGCTTTCGGCGCCCTCTTGATTTCGCTTCAAGACGGGTCCTTGGCGATAAATCCCCCGGGCCCTATGTGCCTAAGAAAGATTGGCTCGAAAAACGACTATGGTCGACGAACGCCATTGGCGCTTCATCATTGAAGGTGCTTAACGCAAAAGACCAAATGCGTATCACCGAGACTCTCAGATCAGCAAACTATGTCGGAGTTAGAGACCAGTCAAGTGTAGACATCCTTGCCAGTCGCGGCATTGAGGCCCATCTGCACCCCGACAGCGCAGCCGTGATGACCAGCCTCTACTCATCTAGTCTCGAGAAGTCTGGAAAAAATGCAACCTTCCAGTGCTCAATGCCGTGGTTGCGAGAGCATGGACTCGCTAACGCCACTTACGCCGTTCAGGCAATGGCCGCACGCTTTGAGAACGTCCTCTTGATTCCGATTGGCTTGGCGGGGGCTCACTCTGATCAATTCGCCCTCCGAAGCATTCTTGAACAAAGTGACGAGCGATTAAAGAGACAACTGACACTGGTAAACCCTGCTGATGTACATGAGGTTCGTAGAAGAATCAGCACATCCGAGCTATTCGTTGGAAGCAGTCTCCACGGGCACATCACGTCGATGGCATACGGAGTTCCAGCTGTCGCGCTTCAGGGGATACCAAAATTGGACCAATACATTGGCACATGGGGAGGAGACCTAACCCCCCTCGAGGGCCAGTACCCCAGCATTGGCGAGGCTATTGACAAGGCAGTCCAGCAACCCGTGGATGCGTTGCAAAAGCGGGCACAAGAGTTGGATGGTCTCGCGATGGAGGGGATAAGAAGGGCAGCTTCCGCCGTAGGGAGGGGGCTCCGCTGATGTCGCATGCCAACACATCTTCAGCACAGTTGTCAGAAGGTCACACGACCCTGGCAGTATTAGCCGCTACTTCAGACGGGGGCCATCCCGAGTACGTCAACAAGTTTTTGCGGGGGGCGCTAGACGCCTCCAGCGGACGACTGCACATCGAATGGCCGATACAGCGCAACGCAACCCCGTTCAGTCAACTTCCACGGACAACCTTTCCTAAGCAGATCTCCCATCCCGGGTCTGGACGTCAGGATGGCTGGTTAAAATGGGTGACCAGCCGAGTGAATCCTGCCAGACGCCACGACCTCTCCTACATTCGTTACCTTCTGGGCGCCTCTGCTCGTATTGACGTCGTCCTTGTCGAAGAGCTGCAGCGCTTTACTTTACCGCTAGTTGTATGGGCCGCGAAAGCACGAAAAAGGCGACCGGTGATTACTCACCTGCATAATGTTCGCCGGCATGATTACCGAGGTTCAATCGTCGATCGCCTCGACATAATCGCGACTGGCTATGGCCTACGCAGCAGCGACGCTGTTGTAGTGCATGGTGAAGCGTCAGCCAGGCTTGCAATAAAAACATACAGCTTGCATGAACCGCCAGTCGTGATTCCTCATGGGCTCGAGAGCAGGGTGGCGAGGGCATACCCCACGCCAGCTCAACCAACTGTTCTTTTCTACGGGGTGAACCGTCGCAACAAAGGCCTCAGGCATCTCATTGATGCCTTAAAGCAGATGGAGGATCCTCCTACACTAGTTGTGGCCGGCCAGACCCCGGCGGATATGCGTGAGGAGACGTTAGCGCTACTCGAGACCTATCCAAACGCGCAGTGGCATGATGGGTTTGTATCCCCGGATGCAACCGAGAAGCTGTTCTCCGAAGCCACCTGTGTAGTCCTTCCCTACGAAGGATTTGAGGCCCAAAGTGGTGTTCTTCACCTCGCAATCGAATATGCCGTTCCTGTCGTAGTCTCCGATGCGGGGGACATGGGGGAGACCGTTGCCAAACACCGTCTGGGGCGCGTGGTCAGCCTTAAAGAGCCGGGGGAGCTCCGGGCCGGACTCACTCACGTTATGGATGCCACGATCAACGCAGAGTTGCGTCAAAACTGTCTGAGCGCGCAGGCAAATCTGGCCTGGGGCAATAGCGGCGGGAAACTCTACGAACTGGTGGTCGACTCGTTAAAGAGGAAGGTCTGCCAAAGTGCTTAAGAAACTTCTTAGAGCCGTTGTCATGAAAACTGGGAAAGGTGCGCAGGTCTGGCGCTATTGGGCTCACCCCAACGGAACTGAGTGGACGGCGTACGTGAAGAAGTGGGGCGGCCTCCAGCATATCGGGGAACATTGCAGCATAATTCCAGGCACAAAAATCTTAGATCCAGCCTATGTCTGGTTGGGTGACAACGTTCATTTCTCGGCATGCGCTCTGATTGGTCATGATGGATCCATCGCAATGTTGAACAGAGCGTTCAACACGTCGCTGGAAGCAGTCGGTCCGATTATTATCCATGACAACGTCTTCATCGGCTATGGTGCCGTCATCCTGCCTGGCGTAACAATCGGTGCGAACAGCATCATCGCCGCAGGCGCGGTTGTTTCGAAGGATGTGCTAGAGAACTCCGTTGTAGGTGGGGTCCCCGCCCGAAAAATCCGAGGTACGGATGAGCTAGTCAAGCAGTATGAGTCAGACTTGGAGTCCCTTCCTTGGTCCGGTCTGATTCGTGAACGCGGAGTGAAGGGGTATGACGAAAGGTTAGAAGCAGAACTCATCTCGCAAAGAGTCGCTCATTTTTTTGGGAAGGACAAGAGCTCAAGGGAGACCCCGTGATGGCTTGGCGGGGAGTCACGCTGAGCGAGTGCGGACAGACGGGTCGGCGGTGACGGGGACGCGCCGCGCCGTCTGGCGCTTTACTGACTCGCCGGCGATCTTAGTAGTAGCGCGTGTCAGTGGCCTAGCACTGGGCTTATTGTCCGCA is drawn from Quadrisphaera setariae and contains these coding sequences:
- a CDS encoding phosphomannose isomerase type II C-terminal cupin domain → MTAQLSTDQSPEAQHLEDQRRSAVFVAERPWGQFQQFVLNQHCTVKLITVEPGCRLSLQKHALRDELWQVLDVPLDVQVGERRWTAQVGERIYTPAGSLHRLGNSGTRAGRILEVAFGHFDEQDIVRLEDDYARPETDA
- a CDS encoding TM2 domain-containing protein, translating into MSDDDAYGRPPTGPGQPGQVQPYAGYGGQPLPPPGYGPGLTMFPQQYKDTTAAWLLWFFLGHLGGHDFYLRRTGAAIAKIVLTLIGWVTVWVFIGIVPLAAVLVWWIVDAATMSGRLQHVNAQVYAHNRALGAAH
- a CDS encoding WecB/TagA/CpsF family glycosyltransferase yields the protein MEQQWSENAARTLVDLRRADAPRTVTWFNHHTLQVTMDAGTELSKFDYIGLDGSFLRRLIAPNMARTSADLMLPKILDQMGPGCRIGLIGSTSQQLEAAAEIIKAGPNSPDVALTIDGFSGLADRKAVIQQVDDAHLDILVLGLGAPLQDEWALILKDTCASVRLIITCGGWLDQITQPTYYPSFAYKYRLNWLIRVAREPQRLWRRYTLEAVRAARVRNRLRAALLTDGAGGLEAMERASRSGHANASQSTPREAYDIDGDVRRGAPPNQR
- a CDS encoding polysaccharide pyruvyl transferase family protein: MATPNATGTRTSLPRVLTIGAYDRFNYGDLLFPLILDELLVKNGYSPRHLSMRLRIDGVAGAPPTYKSAPVLSHRENSHVPLIIGGGEVLGATWTHTLGYLLPNFLGDPLARVYNRGFRRPLDFASRRVLGDKSPGPYVPKKDWLEKRLWSTNAIGASSLKVLNAKDQMRITETLRSANYVGVRDQSSVDILASRGIEAHLHPDSAAVMTSLYSSSLEKSGKNATFQCSMPWLREHGLANATYAVQAMAARFENVLLIPIGLAGAHSDQFALRSILEQSDERLKRQLTLVNPADVHEVRRRISTSELFVGSSLHGHITSMAYGVPAVALQGIPKLDQYIGTWGGDLTPLEGQYPSIGEAIDKAVQQPVDALQKRAQELDGLAMEGIRRAASAVGRGLR
- a CDS encoding glycosyltransferase family 4 protein; amino-acid sequence: MSHANTSSAQLSEGHTTLAVLAATSDGGHPEYVNKFLRGALDASSGRLHIEWPIQRNATPFSQLPRTTFPKQISHPGSGRQDGWLKWVTSRVNPARRHDLSYIRYLLGASARIDVVLVEELQRFTLPLVVWAAKARKRRPVITHLHNVRRHDYRGSIVDRLDIIATGYGLRSSDAVVVHGEASARLAIKTYSLHEPPVVIPHGLESRVARAYPTPAQPTVLFYGVNRRNKGLRHLIDALKQMEDPPTLVVAGQTPADMREETLALLETYPNAQWHDGFVSPDATEKLFSEATCVVLPYEGFEAQSGVLHLAIEYAVPVVVSDAGDMGETVAKHRLGRVVSLKEPGELRAGLTHVMDATINAELRQNCLSAQANLAWGNSGGKLYELVVDSLKRKVCQSA
- a CDS encoding acyltransferase, which produces MKKWGGLQHIGEHCSIIPGTKILDPAYVWLGDNVHFSACALIGHDGSIAMLNRAFNTSLEAVGPIIIHDNVFIGYGAVILPGVTIGANSIIAAGAVVSKDVLENSVVGGVPARKIRGTDELVKQYESDLESLPWSGLIRERGVKGYDERLEAELISQRVAHFFGKDKSSRETP